One part of the Pristiophorus japonicus isolate sPriJap1 unplaced genomic scaffold, sPriJap1.hap1 HAP1_SCAFFOLD_798, whole genome shotgun sequence genome encodes these proteins:
- the LOC139257032 gene encoding zinc finger protein 774-like, whose protein sequence is MNKLWKCGDCGKGFTQSSSLLRHQRVHTGERPFTCFDCGKGFKSSEEMITHKLIHIDTPFCCSQCGKGFTQSSDLLTHQRDHTEERPFTCSKCGKGFTRSCYLLTHQYVHTGERPFTCTVCRKSFTQSLTLLRHQRIHTVQRRFTCSDCGKGFKTSDELITHQLIHTDTPFCCSQCGKRFRQSSELLTHQRVHTEERPFICSVCGKEFINLFGLRTHQRVHTEERPFTCSVCGKGFTQSSQLLTHQRIHTGERPFTCSLCGKGFTRSSNLLTHQRIHTGERPFTCSLCGKSFTQSSHLLTHQRVHTGERPFT, encoded by the coding sequence atgaacAAActgtggaaatgtggagactgtgggaagggattcactcagtcatccagcttgctgagacaccagcgagttcacactggggaaagacctTTTACATGCTttgactgtgggaaaggatttaaAAGTTCTGAGGAAATGATCACACACAAGCTCATTCACATTGATACACCGTTCTgttgctctcagtgtgggaagggattcactcagtcatctgaccttctgacacaccagcgagatcacacggaggagaggccattcacctgctccaagtgtgggaagggattcactcgctcatgctacctgctgacacaccagtatgttcacactggggagaggccattcacctgcactgTGTGTAGGAAGAGTTTCACTCAGTCAttaaccctgctgagacaccagcgaattcacactgtgcagaggcgattcacctgctctgactgtgggaagggatttaaaACCTCTGATGAACTGATTACACACCAGCTCATTCACACAGATACACCTTTCTgttgctctcagtgtgggaagagGTTTAGACAGTCATCTGAactcctgacacaccagcgagttcacactgaggagaggccgttcatctgctccgtgtgtgggaaggaattcattaATTTATTTGGCCTtcgaacacaccagcgagttcacactgaggagaggccgtttacctgctccgtgtgtgggaagggattcactcagtcatcccaactgctaacacaccagcgaattcacactggggagaggccattcacctgctccctgtgtgggaagggattcactcggtcatccaacctgctgacacaccagcgaattcacactggagagaggccattcacctgctccctgTGTGGGAAGagcttcactcagtcatcccacctgctaacacaccagcgagttcacacgggggagaggccattcacctga